The bacterium genome window below encodes:
- a CDS encoding SDR family NAD(P)-dependent oxidoreductase yields MSYRDLYGPWALVVGATATVGEQFARQLGEKGMNVALVARGKERLDALAAEISETSGVETRTIAVDLGEETGIDRLRDATADLEVGFLVLNANLHRVGHFDLMSLPDKSAMVDMNLGMPVKLTHFYGAPMVERRRGAIVMLNEVNCFSPLEFDAVFQATKAGLRIFCESLWLEYRESDVRVASVHVSGIQGSESYDAKITAARRRFIKLLGASMDPAAIVSQALRQLDRGKLILVPDTWFFINIYALKSMDLIRLVGGRLSVIMPSRFFGWFMNGEGARAGQKKRLR; encoded by the coding sequence GTGAGCTACCGCGATCTCTACGGCCCCTGGGCGCTCGTCGTGGGTGCGACCGCAACGGTCGGCGAGCAGTTCGCTCGGCAGCTCGGCGAGAAGGGCATGAACGTCGCGTTGGTCGCTCGAGGGAAGGAGCGCCTCGACGCCCTCGCGGCCGAGATCAGCGAGACGTCCGGTGTCGAGACGCGGACGATCGCGGTCGATCTGGGGGAAGAGACGGGGATCGACCGGCTGCGCGACGCGACGGCCGACCTCGAGGTCGGGTTCCTGGTCCTCAACGCGAATCTCCATCGCGTCGGGCACTTCGACCTCATGTCGTTGCCGGACAAGAGCGCCATGGTCGACATGAACCTCGGGATGCCGGTGAAGCTCACGCACTTCTACGGGGCCCCGATGGTCGAGCGACGGCGTGGCGCGATCGTGATGCTGAACGAGGTGAACTGCTTCTCGCCGCTGGAGTTCGACGCGGTCTTCCAGGCGACCAAGGCGGGTCTGCGGATCTTCTGCGAGAGCCTGTGGCTCGAGTATCGCGAATCGGACGTTCGGGTCGCTTCCGTCCACGTGAGCGGGATCCAGGGCTCGGAGAGCTACGACGCCAAGATCACGGCGGCTCGCCGTCGGTTCATCAAGCTGCTCGGCGCGTCGATGGATCCGGCGGCGATCGTTTCGCAGGCCCTCCGGCAGCTCGACCGCGGGAAGCTCATCCTGGTGCCCGACACCTGGTTCTTCATCAACATCTATGCGCTGAAGTCCATGGATCTGATCCGGCTGGTCGGCGGCCGGCTCTCCGTGATCATGCCCTCGCGCTTCTTCGGCTGGTTCATGAACGGGGAGGGCGCGCGCGCGGGGCAGAAGAAGCGGCTGCGTTAG
- a CDS encoding LLM class F420-dependent oxidoreductase: MEIGLMCTGGAPQLVERTVQTAEAAGFAALWAPEHVVFFEEYAPTYPYATTGRPPMSTETGMMEPLNLLTFVAAKTTKIRLGTGVFLLPQRNPVYAAKEASTLDVLSGGRLDLGIGVGWLREEMEAVDARFEERGARCDEYIEILRRLWTDRVATFSGRYYELPPCVQEPHPVQKPHPPILVGGVSKPAIRRAARLGDGWVAINLTPEEAAEHLRQLRALRAEAGLDMEGFRSILMAVNFALDPDDLARYRDAGIDQVVLPPMRDGVVLTTEEDLYGLVADLGEEFVTAAESL, translated from the coding sequence ATGGAGATCGGATTGATGTGCACGGGCGGGGCGCCCCAGCTCGTGGAGCGAACCGTGCAGACGGCGGAGGCGGCCGGGTTCGCTGCGCTCTGGGCGCCGGAGCACGTCGTCTTCTTCGAGGAGTACGCGCCGACCTATCCCTACGCGACGACCGGGCGGCCTCCGATGTCCACGGAGACCGGGATGATGGAGCCGCTCAATCTGCTCACCTTCGTCGCGGCGAAGACGACGAAGATCCGACTCGGCACCGGCGTCTTCCTTCTCCCCCAGCGGAATCCCGTCTACGCGGCGAAGGAGGCTTCGACCCTGGACGTGCTCTCGGGGGGGCGGCTCGACCTCGGGATCGGCGTCGGCTGGCTGCGTGAGGAGATGGAGGCGGTCGACGCCCGGTTCGAGGAGCGCGGCGCGCGCTGCGACGAGTACATCGAGATCCTGCGGCGGCTCTGGACGGATCGCGTCGCAACGTTCTCCGGCCGCTACTACGAACTCCCGCCCTGTGTTCAGGAACCGCACCCCGTACAGAAGCCCCATCCGCCGATTCTGGTCGGTGGCGTCTCGAAGCCGGCGATTCGACGGGCGGCCCGGTTGGGAGACGGTTGGGTGGCGATCAACCTCACGCCGGAAGAGGCGGCCGAGCATCTGCGGCAGCTGCGCGCCCTGCGCGCGGAGGCGGGGCTCGACATGGAGGGCTTCCGGTCGATCCTGATGGCCGTGAACTTCGCGCTCGATCCGGACGATCTCGCCCGTTACCGGGATGCCGGGATCGATCAGGTCGTCCTGCCGCCCATGAGGGACGGCGTCGTGCTGACGACCGAGGAGGATCTCTACGGCCTCGTCGCCGACCTCGGCGAGGAATTCGTGACCGCGGCGGAGTCGCTTTGA
- a CDS encoding cyclase family protein — translation MGRNDRTPPTPEEYARYPERFSNRGRWGDDDELGTLNHIDADARRHAATLVVSGETVSLARPIDTQPGPGNPFPAHHVASVGTSTGLADYIGLFFHGFAHTHIDALSHIPDAEGHFYNGPPVGVQLPGMAMPQGATLGIQRMADGIVSRGVLYDIPRLRGTGFVEANEPVQAWELDDAARAQGITPRAGDVVCIRSGRDEWAAAHPDADGWSVPAGVHASVCEFLYETDAALLCWDMLDAPTADQGLPNPIDIDTPVHLHCVTIPHMGMPLLDNADFRRLADACERHQRWEFLFSAAPLVIDGGTGSPINPIACF, via the coding sequence ATGGGACGCAACGACCGCACCCCCCCGACGCCCGAGGAGTACGCGCGCTATCCGGAGCGTTTCTCGAACCGCGGGCGATGGGGCGACGACGACGAGCTCGGCACGCTCAATCACATCGACGCCGACGCGCGCCGTCACGCGGCGACGCTGGTGGTCTCGGGCGAGACCGTCTCCCTCGCGCGCCCGATCGACACCCAGCCCGGCCCCGGCAACCCCTTCCCCGCCCATCACGTCGCGAGCGTCGGGACCTCGACCGGCCTCGCGGACTACATCGGCCTCTTCTTCCACGGGTTCGCGCACACGCACATCGATGCGCTCTCCCATATTCCGGACGCCGAGGGGCACTTCTACAACGGCCCGCCGGTCGGCGTGCAGCTCCCCGGCATGGCGATGCCTCAGGGCGCGACCCTCGGCATCCAGCGGATGGCCGACGGAATCGTTTCGCGCGGCGTGCTCTACGACATCCCTCGCCTTCGCGGAACCGGCTTCGTGGAGGCGAACGAACCGGTGCAGGCCTGGGAGCTCGACGACGCCGCGCGCGCCCAGGGCATCACCCCTCGCGCCGGGGACGTCGTGTGCATCCGGTCCGGTCGCGACGAATGGGCCGCAGCGCACCCCGATGCGGACGGCTGGAGCGTTCCGGCCGGCGTGCACGCTTCCGTGTGCGAGTTCCTGTACGAGACCGACGCCGCCCTTCTGTGTTGGGACATGCTCGACGCACCGACGGCGGACCAGGGCCTGCCGAATCCGATCGACATCGACACCCCCGTCCACCTCCACTGCGTCACGATTCCCCACATGGGCATGCCCCTCCTCGACAACGCGGACTTCCGCCGCCTCGCGGACGCCTGCGAGCGCCACCAGCGCTGGGAGTTCCTGTTCAGCGCGGCGCCCCTCGTGATCGACGGCGGCACGGGATCCCCGATCAACCCGATCGCCTGCTTCTAG